CTTGGCGATGGCGAAGCCGAAGCCGTTGTCGTCGGCGACGCCGGCGACCAGCGCGCGGCGCCCGGAGAGGTCGATGGGGAGCATGGCGCGGAATGTAGACGCGGGGGGGAGCGTCGCAACGCGGGTCAGCTCGGCGCGGGCGGACGGTAAACAGGGGTTTACGGCCGCGTTTGCTTGACTATGACGCCCTTGTTACAAACATTCGGGGGCCTCCCTGGTGACACGTATCACCTTGGGGGACAACACATTACCGTTTCGTCATCTCGGCGGCCAAATGCTGCGGGGTGACAACGCCAGATGCGGGATCGCTGCCGCGTGGAGCCGGTCGACCGGTTCTCCGTGATCGCTCAACGCGTGCGCTAAAAACGGGTTATGGTCGCGCTCGCTCTGGCCCGGCGAGTGCGTTCGGCACGATCGGCGTCACGGCGCCGCCCCCGGCCGCCCCCGGCCGCCCCTCTTCGCAGCCCCTTCGCAGTCCCTCCCCTCCCGCACAAGGCACCCCGGTCGCGAGGCCGGTCCGCAAAGCACGGGATCTCGCCCCGTCGAGACCGCCCGGCCGCCGAGGAGGACTCCGACCGTCTCCACCCGCTCCGGCATGGTGCCGCGACGCGGGAACGGGGGCGGCTCCAACCCCCCCGGAGTTCTTCCCATGCAGTCCCGCACCCTCCTCTTCGCGGCCGTCTCCCTCACGGCGCTCGTCGCGGTCGCCGCCTGCGCGTCCGACACCGAGCCCGCGGCCACTCCCGTGGCCCCCACCGAGCCCGCGGGGCCCGCGTTCTCCGCCGCGCCGGCGGGACCGAACGTCGCCGCCGCCCTCGGCAACCGGATCGCGTCCACCTGCCGCGGTTACGCGCGCAAGCAGGCCGCCCTCCAGGCCGCCATCGGCAAGGCCAAGGGCGACGAGGAGAAGGAGCTGCGCGAGCAGCTCGCGGCGCTCGAGGTGATCAAGAAGGACGCGTGCGACTGACGGCAACCGCCGGTCGCCTGATGCCCTGACCGGGTCGGCCTGCGTCAGCCGCCCCGTCGCCCGTCCTCCCTGACGCTTCGCCCGCGACGTCGCGGGTCCCCCTCCGTGCCCCGCGCAGCACCGCCGTCGCCCGACGGCGCGACGCTCCGCCCCGCTCCTCCCATGTCCAAGCTCCTGCGCCTCCCCGCGCTTCTGCTGGTGGCCCTGCTCGCGCTGGCGTTCGACGCCTCCGCCGCCGCCGCCCAGAAGGCGCTCGTGTACTGCCCGACCGACGAGGTCGAGACGTGCGGCAACGTCGTCGCCGCCCTCAGCTCCACCGGCGCCTATCCCGAGGGCGTCGACAAGGCGTACGACGGCAGCAACGGCACCGTCGACCTCCGGACGGCCGACCTGTTCGCCTACACCCTGTTCGTCGTGCCCTCGCTGTCGGACGACGAGGAGGGGACGCCGCTCGCGCTGCTGCGCGATGCGACGGTGGCGGGGCGACTGAAGCTCGCGCTGCTCGGCCGGCGCGCCTTCTACTCCGGCACGCCGGACCTCGGCGCGACCAATCGGCTCGCGAAGAACGCGCTGATCGTGAACCTCGCGCGCTGGGCGGGCGCGAACTTCGACGCGGTGCGTGGGCCCGGCCTCGTCGTGCTGCAGGACAACTCCGACGTCGAGGCGACGCGCTACGACTGGGTGCGCGGGCTGACGGGGCTGACCGTGACGGCCGACATCGCGCTGAAGACGTACGCGAGCGTCCGCACGATGACCGCGACGGGCATGGCCATCATGTCGAACGGCGGGACGCAGCTCGCCTACGACAACATGGCGTCGTTCGGCTTCTACTTCCCGAGCGGCGCGCCGGGCCTGTCGCTCGACGCCGTCGGGCAGACGGGGACGTCGGCCGGCGGCCAGGTCGTGCTGGTGACGGCCGAGGGCGCGAACACGGGTGGGGCGACGGTACAGACCGATCGCAACGACTACGTCCCTGGCAGCATGGTCACGATCACGGGCGCGGGCTTCGCGCCGGGTGAGACCATCAAGATCACGCTGCACGAGGATCCGCTCGTGCACGAGGATCGCACGCTCTCCGCGACGGCCGATCAGGCGGGCGCGTTCGTCGACACCACGTTCTCGCCCGAAGCCCATCACCTGGGCGTGCGCTTTGTCCTCACCGCCACCGGGCAGACCTCTGCGCGGCGGGCGCAGACGACGTTCACCGACGGCAACGTGCAGCTCTTCGTCGCACCGACCGGGTTGGACTACGGCTACCGTCTCCTCTGGTACGACAACACGACGTGCACCGGATCGCCTGCCGGGCAGTACACCCAGGAATTCCTGCTGAGCCAGAACAGCAGCTGGAGCTTTGAAGGCGCGGCGATCCAGTTCGTGGCCAATGCCACCTCGACGAATGGGCGGCCGTTCGACAAGTGGACTGCAGAGTCGAAGGACACGGACATCACGTTCAATCAGGCGAACCGCTCGATCTGCGTTCCGACGAACACCAACAACACGAAGAAGGTCACTGCGAACTTCGGCACCGCCGTCGCGACGAGCGTCGCGGTCGACGCGGCGACCGGTACCTACGGCGGGACGACGACCCTCAAGGCGACACTCACTTCGGGGAGTCCCGCCACAGGGGTGAACGGAAAGACCATCACCTTCCGACTGAACGGGAACTCCGTAGGCAGCGCGACGACGAACGTCTCGGGTGTCGCCACGCTCACCGGCGTGAGCCTGACCGGGATCAACGCGGGGTCGTACGCAGCCGGCACGAACACGGGCGTCGCGGCGAGCTTCGTCGGTGACGCGTCGTACACGGCGTCGAGCGGCGGCGCGACGCTCACGGTCGGCAAGGCCGACCAGACCATCACCTTCGGGGCGCTCGCGGGGAAGTCCTTTGGCGACGCGGCCTTCACGGTGAGCGCGACCGCGAGCTCCGGGCTGGCGGTGAGCTTCAGCGTCGGCAGCACGGACAAGTGCACGATCAGCGGCAGCACGGTGACGATCACCGGCGCGGGCAGCTGCACGGTGACGGCGTCGCAGGCCGGCAACACGAACTACAACGCGGCGGCGTCGGTCCCGCAGAGCTTCAGCATCGCCAAGAAGGCAGCGACGATCAGCCTCTCGGCGCTCAACGCGACGTACGACGGCACTGCGAAGGCGGCGGTGGCCACGACGGATCCCGCAGGCCTCGCGGGCGTCGCGATCACGTACGACGGTGTCACGACCGTGCCGACGGCGGCCGGCAGCTACGCGGTCGTCGCGTCGCTGACGAACGACAACTACCAGGCGACCAATGCCACGGGCACGCTGGTGATCGGGAAGGCGGCCCCGCTGTTCAGTGGGCTCACGGCTCCCGCGATCACGTTCGGGACCGCCACGGCGACGGTGACCGGTACCCTCAAGACCACCGGCGGGCTGGTGCCGAGCGGCTCGGTGACGGCGCTCGTGACCACCACCGGCGGCGGCGCCGCGGTGAGCGGCACGGGCACCATCAACGCGTCGACGGGCGCGTTCTCGATCACCGTGACCAACGCGAACCTGCTCGCCGGCAGCACGACGGGGCACGAGGTGACGGTCAGCTTCGCGGAGAACACGAACTTCGCGGCGGCGAGCGACAACTCGCTGACGCTCGTCGTCAATCAGGCCACGCAGTCGATCACCTTCACGGCGCCGACGACGGCGAAGTACGGGGACGCGGATGCGGCCCTGGGCGCGACGGCCAGCTCCGGGCTGACGGTCAGCTACGCGAGCTCGACGACCGGCGTCTGCACCATCGTCGACGGCAAGCTGCACGTGGTGAAGGCGGGGAGCTGCACGGTGACGGCCAGCCAGGCCGGCAACACGAACTTCCTGCCGGCGCCGAGCGTCGAGCGCACCTTCAGCATCGCGAAGGTGCAGGCGACGATCACGCTGACGGTGCCGACGGGGGCGGCGGCGACCTATACGGGCTCGCCGATCGCCGCGACCGCCGCGGTGGACCCGGCGGGTATCACGGGGCTGTCGGTGACGTACGCGGGGAGCACGACCGCGCCGACGAACGCCGGCACCTATGCGGTGGTGGCCTCGCTCGTGAACGACAACTACGAGGCGGAGACGAAGTCCGGAAGCCTTACGATCGGCAAGGCGAGCCAGGTGATCAGCTGGGCTACCCCGGCCGCGATCACGTACGGCACCACGCTGGCCGGGGTGCTGAACGCGACACTGACCACCGGTGATGGTGCGCTGAGCTACGACAAGGCGACCACCGATGTGCTGCCGGTGGGGGCGCACACCCTGACGGTCACGGCAGCCGAGACGCCGAACTACATCGCGACGAGCAAGTCGGTCTCGCTGACGGTCAACAAGGCGCAGGGCTCGGTGAGCATCACGAGCACCAACCCGGGCACGCTGGCCTACAACGCCACCTATGCGGTGACGACCTCCAAGGTCGGCGACGGCGGCGTGACCCTCTCCGTGGGTGCCACGGATGCCTGCGAGATCAGCAACGGCACGGTCACGATGAAGGCGGGCGTCGGCAGCTGCACGGTCACGGCGACGCTGGCCGAGGGGGGCAACTATCTCGGTGCCTCGACCACGCAGACCTTCGCCGCCGCCAAGGCGACGGCGTCGATCACGCTGACCAACCTGAGCCACACGTACAACGGCGCGGCGAAGGCGGCGACGGCGACGACCAGCCCCGCCGGTCTCACCGCCGTGACCGTCCGGTACTTCCAGAACGCGACCGAGGTCGCGGCGGCGGACGTGAAGAACGCCGGCAGCTACGTCGTGAAGGCGACGCTGAGCAACACGAACTACGACGCCCCGGAGGCCACCGAGACGCTGGTGATCGGCAGGGCGGCCGTGACGGCGACGGCAGGGAGCGGCACCGGGACGTACACGGGCAGCGCGCAGACGCCGTCCGCGTGTGCGGTGACCGGGACCTACACGACCGGCATTAGCTGCGCCAACGACCCGGCCACGGTGGGACCGAACGTCGGGACGTACACGATCGTGCCGAGCATCACCGGGCCGGCGGCGAGCAACTTCGACGCGACGCCCGTGAACGGCTCGTACGCGATCACCCAGGCGACGTCGCAGGTGGTGATCACCTGGGAGAACAGCACGTACAACGGCTCGGCGAACGGTGCGACGGCGACCGTGAAGGATGCGGGCGGCGCGGCGATCGGCGGGGCGACGGCGACGCTGACGTACTACAGCGGTTCGACGGCGGCCGGCACGGCGCTGAGCGGCGCGCCGACGGCGGCCGGGACGTACACGGTCAGGGCGACGTTCGCGGGCAACACGAACTACCTGACGTCCTCGGAGACGAAGACGATCACGATCGCGAGGGCGTCGCAGACGATCACGTTCGCGCAGCCGACGAGCCCCGCGGTCTTCAACAGCAGCTTCACCGTGAACCCCACGGCGACGTCCCCCCTGCCGGTGGCCGTATCGGTGTCCGGCGTGTGTGAGAAGCAGCAGGACGGCTCGATCAAGATGACCAGCGGCACCGGGAACTGCATCATCACTGCGGCGCAGGCGGGCAACGAGAACTATGAAGCTGCCACCGCCGCGGCGGGCAGCAGCCTGACGCGCACGGTGGCGGCCGCGAAGGCCGCGCAGACGATCACGTTCCCCGTGCTCGCCGACACCAAGTACAACGAGGCGGCTCCGGCGCTCGGGGCGACGGCGACCTCCGGCCTGACGGTCACCTACGGCGCGAGCGGCAACTGCACCGTGAGCGGGAGCACGATCTCGATCACCGGCGCGGGCAGCTGCACGGTGACGGCGAGCCAGGCAGGCGACGACAACTACGATGCTGCGACCGCGTACGCGGGCAGCGCGCTATCGCGCACCTTCGCCATCGCGAAGGCGACGGCCTCGATCACGCTGACGAACCTGAGCCATACGTACGACGGCTCCGCGAAGGCGGCGACCGCGACGACCGCGCCCTTGGGTCTCTCGGGCGTCAGCCTGGTCTACAAGCAGAACGCGAACGTGGTACAGGCGGCGGACGTCAAGAGCGCCGGCAGCTACACGGTCGAGGCGACGCTGGACAATGCCAACTACCAGCTGGCTGCGCTGAGCAACCCGACCATCGCCACGCTGGTGATCAATCAGGCGACGCAAGCGGCGCTGACCCTCACGGGCGTGCCGGCGACGGCGACGTACAACACCAGCTTCAACGTGACGCCTGGTGGTGGCAGTGGCACCTCGCAGGTGGTGGTCACCACTGAGGGGGTCTGCACGATCGCGGGCAACACGGTGACGATGAACAGCGGTACCGGCACGTGCACCGTGAAGGTCAACCGTGCCGGTGACAACAACTACTTCCCCGCCACGCAGGTCACCGCCTCCGCCACTGCGGCGAAGGCGACGCAGACCATCGCCGGATTCAACCTCACGTCGTTCACGAAGAAGTTCGGTGATGCACCGTTCAGCGTCGCGGGCGGGGTGACCGGCGGCGGCTCGGGCAACGACGTCCTGTACTCGAGCGCGACGCCGAGCAAGTGCACGGTCACGGCGGCCGGTCTGCTCACGATCGTGGAGGCCGGTTCCTGCACGGTGAAGGCGAATCAGGCCGGGAACGCCAACTACGAAGCTGCGTCCGAGGCGAGCTCCGACCTCAACATCGGCAAGGCGACGCCGACCGTGAGCGTGAGCTGGACGGGCGGGACCTTCGGCGCCACGAGCGCGGCCACCGGCTCGGTGTCGGGCGTGGGCGGCGTCAACCTCGGGACCCCGACCTTCAGCTACGAGGGTGTGAGTCCGACGGTCTACGCGGCGAGCGCCACCGCGCCGACGAACGCCGGCAGCTACAAGGTGACGGCCAGCTTCGCGGCGACCGTGAACTATGAGGCGGCCACGAACACGGCGACGACCACGATCGCGAAGGCCAGCACGACGACGATCGTGGAGGTCCCGACACCGCCGGTGGTGTACGACGGGACGAACAAGGTCGCGTCCGCGACGGTCACGGGCGCCGCCGGGTTGAATCAGGGCCTGACGGTCACGTACCAGAAGAAGGATGCGAACGGCGCGTGGCAGGTCAGCGGCACGCCGCGTGACGCGGGCGACTACCGCGCGAGCGCGAGCTACGCGGAGACCGCGAACTACGGCGCGAGCCAGGACGCGAAGGAGTTCTCCATCGCCAAGGCGCCCCAGACCATCACCTTCGTGCAGCCGACTACCCCGGCCGACTACAACAGCACGTTCACGGTGAGCCCCACGACGACGGCTTCGAATCTCGTCGTTGCGATCGCAGTCTCTGGGGTCTGCGAGACGCAGACGGGGAACTCGGTCAAGATGACCAGCGGCACGGGCAACTGCGTGATCACCGCCTCGCAGATCGGCAACGGGAACTACCTCGCCGCTGCTCCGGTGGAGCGCACGGTGGCCGCGCGCAAGATCGCGCAGGCCGCGCTCAGCGTCACGGGTCCGACGGCGGGTACGTTCGGTGAGGCGCTTTCGATGAGCGCCACCGGCGGCAGCTCGATTCACACGGCCAGCTTCACCGCGACCGGCACCGCGTGCTCTATCGCCAGCACTGGCCCGAATGCCGGCAAGCTGGAGATCACGAGCGGCACCGGCACGTGCGCGCTCACGGCGACGAAGGCCGCCGATGACAACTACAGCCTCATCACGTCCCCGTCGCAGGTCGTCACCATCGCCAAGGCGGCGCTGAACGTCGAACCGAACCCGAAGACTCCGGATCCGCGCCAGTACAGCGATCCGAACCCCACGTTCGCGCCGAAGTACACCGGGTTTGTCAACGGCCAGACCGACGCGGTCCTCGACACGAAGCCGACCTGCTCGACGACAGCGGCCGCGATCTCTCCGGAGGCGTCGTACCCGATCACCTGCTCGGGCGGCGCGGACAACGACTACGCCTTCAGCTACACCGCGGGATCGCTCGGCGTGACGAAGGAAGACATGGTCCTCGACTACACGGGCCAGACCTTCGTCAGCACGAACAGGTCTGGCGGCACCGCGAGCGCTCAGCTCTCGGTGAGCGTCAGCGAGAGTCAGGACGGCAACCTGGGGTCGGTCCCATGGGCGAGCATCCCGCTGACGGTTCGCTTCTCGGTGTACACCACGGACCCGAGCAGCGCCGTCAAGTGCGACGCGCCAGTGTCCGCTAGCGGCTCGGGGGCCGGTACGGCGTCCTGCTCCGTGTCTGGCCTGAAGGAGGATCAGTACATCGTTCAGGCGGAGCTCCTTAGCAACGCCTTCTACCGGGCGGCCGTCCCGAATGCCGCGCTGACGGCGGTCGATCCGGGCACGGGCTTCACGACCGGCGGCGGCTCGATCAACGACCCGAACACCGGCGCGCGCAGCAACTTCGGCTTCACCGCGCGCTTCCTGAAGAACGGCGGCGTGCAGGGGAACAGCCTCTTCATCTACCGGAAGTCGGCCGACCTTGGTGGCGGCCGGGCGACCGGGACGGTGAACGGTGCGACGGTCTCGGCGCCGAGCGGCACCCGCGACTACAACTTCATCATCAAGAGCAACCAGATGTCGGCGCTGACGCAGCGGTGCTCGACGACGACCGGCACGGAGCCCTGCTGGGCGACGTTCACCGGCGGCTCGAACGTGAAGGCGGTAGACCGCCTGACCGGCATCGAGTACACGCTGTCGGCCGGCTACATCGGCAACCAGCAGCAGTTCCAGATCGACCTGGTCGACAATGGTGAGCCTGGCTCGACCGATCGCTTCGCGATCAAGGTCTGGACGGCCAGCCAGACGTTCATGCAGGTGGGCACGGCCCGCACGGACATGAACGGTACGCCGCCGAACGGCACGCAGGTGCAGCTCCTCGGCGGCAATGTCCAGGTGCGACTGAAGCCGTAAGGCAGTCCGCACGGCGAGTGTGATGAAAGGCTCGCTGGCACTGGGCCAGCGAGCCTTTCGCCGTGCCGCCTGCGGCGTTCGGAGCGGCGTGTGAGACCAGGTATGAAGGTATTGTCACGAACCTTCTTGCCTTGCTGAGGCGTCATACAAAGCACGTCCGGCGCGAGACATGGCGCGTTCGCCATCTGGCCGGAAAGTGTGTCCGGCATCACATTTAGCCGTGCTAGCGCGTGGCTCCCACGCGACCAGCCTCCTGCACGTCGGCCCGCCCCCCTCCCGCGGACGCCGACCGCCCTAGAGCTTCTGTCGATGGCCAAGCTACTGGTAGTCGAGGACGATCGGATGTTCGCGGAGCTGATCCGCCACGCGCTGCGCGAGGAAGGTCACCTCGTGGACGTCGCGACGGACTGCGCCGAAGCCCGCGCCACGACGTCGGAGCACGCCTACGACGGCATCCTCCTCGACGTCTCGCTGCCCGACGGCAGCGGCCTCACCCTCGCGCGCGAGCTGCGCCAGGAAGGCAGCGAGACGCCGATCCTCATGATCACGGGCAACGACGGCAAGCGCGACGTCGTCCAGGGGCTCGACGCCGGCGCGGACGACTACCTGACCAAGCCGCTCGACGACGAGATCCTCAAGGCCCGCGTGCGCGCCCTCGTGCGACGCCGCGAGCCGCGCGGGATCGAGACGCTGTCGTTCGGCGGCATCGTCATCGACCGGGCGATGCGGCGCGCCACGATCGACGGGCACCGCGTCGCGCTCGCGCCGCGCGAGTTCACGCTCCTCGCCTTCCTCGTCCAGCACGCCGAGCAGATCGTCACGCGCAGCGAGCTCCTCGAGAAGGTGTGGGACCTGACGCTCGACCCCGGCTCGAACGTCGTCGACGTGCACGTGGCGCGGCTGCGCGGCAAGCTCCGCGAGCACCACGCGAAGCCGACGCTCGTCACGGTGCGCGGCACCGGCTACGTGCTGACGCTCGGCCCGTCGGAGGAGTGACGGCGTGATCCAGGGGACCGCCGGCGCGGTCGACGCCACCCCGGCGACCGCGGCGCTCGAGGGGCAGGACGCGATCGACCGGCTGCGGCGCTTCGGCGGGGATCGGCTGGCGCGCGAGATGATCGCGCTGTTCGCCGACTCGGTGCCGGAGCGCTTCGCCGCCGCCCGGACGGCGCTGGTCGCCGCCGACACCGAGACGCTGGTGCGCACGATGCACGGCCTCAAGTCGTCGAGCGCGCAGCTGGGCGGCACCGGCGCCGCGCGGCTGTGCGCCGAGGTCGAGCACGCGGCGCGCGCCGAGCAGCTGTTCGGGCTCGCGCCCGCGATCGACCGCGCGGAGCAGGCGGTGCACGAGCTGGTCGCGTGGCTCGTGCACGCGCTGCCTCCAGACTCGGGCGTGCGATGAGCGCACGATGAAGGTCCTCGCGGTCGTCGAGGACAACGCCGACAACCGCCTGCTCGTGCGCGCGCTGCTGGGCCACCTGTACCACGTGCGGGAGTACGTGAACGGGAGCGACGCCCTGGCCGCGTTCGGGCGCGGGGAGGTGCCGGACATCGTCCTCATGGACATCTCGCTGCCGGGCATCAGCGGGCTGGACGTGCTGCTGCGCATGCGGGCCGACGAGCGGCTGGCGGAGCTGCCCGTCGTCGCGCTCACCGCGCACGCCATGGACGGCGACCGGGCGGCGCTGCTGGAGGCCGGCTTCGACGAGTACGTCGCGAAGCCCATCTTCGACGAGACGGTGCTGCTGCGCGCGATCGAGCGGGCGCTGCGGCGCGTCGGCGGCTAGCGCGTCCCGTGGCGGAGTCGATCCGGCGGACCGTCGCGCTGGCCGTCGCCGCGTGGCTGCTCTTCCTCGTGCTGGTCGGCACGGCGGCCTACCAGAGCATGCACCGGCTGCTCGACACGGCCACCGCCGTCAGCGAGACGCACCGCGTGCTGCGCCTGCTGGAGTCGACCTACTCGCGCGTCGCCGACGCCGAGGTGGGCGCGCGCGGCTACGTGCTCACGGGCGACGTGCCCTACCTGCGGGCCTACCAGGACTCGCGCCGCGAGGTCGACGCGAACGTCGAGAGCCTCCGCGCCGTCATCGACGAGGGGACGCCGCAGCGCGAGCGCCTCAACCAGCTGGAGGGCCTGGTCGGGCGCCGCCTCAGCCTCCTGCGCGAGACCATCGACCGCCGCCGCGAGAACCTCGAATCGGCGATCGCGATCGTGCGCTCGGGGCGCGGCCGCGTGCTCAGCGACAGCATCCGGACGCTGATCGACGAGCTCGAACGCAACGAGGAGCTCGTCCTCGTGCTGCAGTCGGAGGGCGAGCGCGCGTGGGTGCGGCAGGTCATCGGCAGCATCGCGCTCAGCCTCGCCACCGCGCTCGCGGCCGGGCTGCTGGTGCTCAACGTCATCCGCCGCGACCTCGCGGGCCGCGCCGCCGCCGCGCGCGCGCTGCGCGACGCCAAGGAGTCGGCCGAGGCGGCCAACCGCGCCAAGAGCGACTTCCTGGCGCGCATGAGCCACGAGCTGCGCACGCCGCTCAACAGCGTCATCGGCTTCTCCAACGTGCTGCTGAAGACGCGGGCGTCGGATCTGGGCGACGACGGCCGCACCTACCTGGAGCGCGTCCGCGACAACGGCATGCACCTGCTGACGATGATCGACGACCTGCTCGACATCGCGCGCATCGAGGTGGGCCGCATCGCCATCGACTCGCGCACGGTGGCGCTGGAGGCGCTGGTGCGCGACGTCGTCGGCGCGTTCGAGGAGGACGCGCGCCGCCGCGGGCTCGGGCTCTACGCCGACCTGCCCGACGCGCCCGCACGGCTGGAGGCGGATCCGTCGCGCCTGCGGCAGGTGCTCGTCAACCTCGTGAGCAACGCGCTGCGCTTCACGCGCCGCGGCAGCGTCACGGTGCGCGTCGTCACGGACCCGGTGTCGGGCGTGCCGCTGCGGATGGAGGTCGTGGACACGGGGATCGGCATCCCGCTCGACCGGCAGGCGGCGGTGTTCGAGGCGTTCGAGCAGGCCGACACCTCCACCGGCCGCGAGTTCGGCGGCACGGGCCTGGGCCTCGCCATCAGCCGGTCGCTGTGCGAGCTGATGGGCTTCCAGCTCACGCTCCAGAGCACGCCGAACGTCGGCTCGACGTTCAGCATCGTGCTCTCGCCGGCGCGTGCGGCCGCGCCCGCGCGCGTGGAGGAGACGGTCGGGGCGGGGTGAGCGCGCTGCGCGCGTGGCGAGCCCCGAGGTCCCTCGCGGTGCGCTGCGCGCACACTCGGGACGACAGTGATGTATGGGCGGGAAGGGCGCGGGCGCGCGAAGGCGACCGGTGATCGCAGCAAGGAGACTCACGCGCAGCGGTGAGGCTCCGCAGCGGCCGCGATCACTGGGAGCCGCAGCACGCCCATGCCACCCCGTCGCGGCGCACGAATCCACACCCCGAAAGCACGAGCGCCGGCCCCTCGGGAGAGGGAGCCGGCGCTCGACGCGCTGGGGAGCGCGGCGTCTACCACCAGATCTGGACCACGGTCGGCTCAGCGCGTGGCGGCCTTGATCACGGGCTTGAACAGCAGCCCGTTCTTCAGCGAGTTCCCGCGCATCACGAAGCTCTCGCCGACGTCGAAGTCCACCAGCAGCGCGGTCGTCGAGTCCTTGCCGACCGTCACGTCCTTCGCCAGCTGCAGCTTGATCCCGCTGCGGCCCGCGCTCGGCCACTGCACCGCGACGGAGTCGCCGCTCTTCATAGTCACGCGCGACTGCGCCGGATCGATGATGAGCCGGAAGCTCCTGTAGGTCCCCGCCGGCAGCCCCTTCTCGCCGAGCGTCGCGAACTTGCCGTCGCGCAGCGTCAGCAGGTCGAACTTGGCCTTCGGCTCGGCCAGCGTCACCCAGCCGCCGGAATCCTTCGTCGAGTCCGCGGTGCCCACGGCGGCGGCCGCGGAGTCCGTCGCCTCGGCCTTCGCGTCGACGCGCACCACGTAGACGTCGACGCTCTTCACGGAGTCGAACGGGAACGGCGCGTCGGTCAGCTGCACGACGAGGCGCCCCGAGCCACGCGGGCCGGTCTGGCCGTCGACGAACGCGTCGTCGCCGCACGCGATGGCGGAGCCGGCGAGGAGCGCCGCGCAGGCGCCGAGTCGCATCGAACGGGAGAGGGGCATCGGCTGGTCCTCCTGAGAGTGGGCGGCAACGCCATCAGCGGCGCGGCTGCACGACCAGGATCGTGTCCTTCCCGAAAGGCCGGCGTGACCATCGTCACGCCGTCCCGCCGCGTGGCCCGGCGCGTGACGCCCGTGTCCGCGGACGTGCGCGCGGCGGCCGACGGCTAGCGCGACGCGCGCTCGATGCGGTCGCGCACGCCCTGCCACGCGGGCGTGTCGGGCGGCCGCTCCACGAGCACCACCGCGCACCCCGCGTCGTCCAGCTGGTGCAGCGCGGCGTACAGCCGCTGCGCGTACGCGGCGGGATCGTCGGGCATCGGCAGCGGCAACGCGGGCGCGGGCCGCGCGTCCCACGGCGACAGCAGGAGCGCGCCCGCGCGCGCGTCCACCGCCTCGCGCGCGAGGCGCGCGGCCATCGCGTCGCGCGCGGACGCATCGAACAGCCACACGGT
This is a stretch of genomic DNA from Roseisolibacter agri. It encodes these proteins:
- a CDS encoding response regulator transcription factor, which produces MAKLLVVEDDRMFAELIRHALREEGHLVDVATDCAEARATTSEHAYDGILLDVSLPDGSGLTLARELRQEGSETPILMITGNDGKRDVVQGLDAGADDYLTKPLDDEILKARVRALVRRREPRGIETLSFGGIVIDRAMRRATIDGHRVALAPREFTLLAFLVQHAEQIVTRSELLEKVWDLTLDPGSNVVDVHVARLRGKLREHHAKPTLVTVRGTGYVLTLGPSEE
- a CDS encoding Hpt domain-containing protein, whose product is MIQGTAGAVDATPATAALEGQDAIDRLRRFGGDRLAREMIALFADSVPERFAAARTALVAADTETLVRTMHGLKSSSAQLGGTGAARLCAEVEHAARAEQLFGLAPAIDRAEQAVHELVAWLVHALPPDSGVR
- a CDS encoding response regulator is translated as MKVLAVVEDNADNRLLVRALLGHLYHVREYVNGSDALAAFGRGEVPDIVLMDISLPGISGLDVLLRMRADERLAELPVVALTAHAMDGDRAALLEAGFDEYVAKPIFDETVLLRAIERALRRVGG
- a CDS encoding CHASE3 domain-containing protein — its product is MAESIRRTVALAVAAWLLFLVLVGTAAYQSMHRLLDTATAVSETHRVLRLLESTYSRVADAEVGARGYVLTGDVPYLRAYQDSRREVDANVESLRAVIDEGTPQRERLNQLEGLVGRRLSLLRETIDRRRENLESAIAIVRSGRGRVLSDSIRTLIDELERNEELVLVLQSEGERAWVRQVIGSIALSLATALAAGLLVLNVIRRDLAGRAAAARALRDAKESAEAANRAKSDFLARMSHELRTPLNSVIGFSNVLLKTRASDLGDDGRTYLERVRDNGMHLLTMIDDLLDIARIEVGRIAIDSRTVALEALVRDVVGAFEEDARRRGLGLYADLPDAPARLEADPSRLRQVLVNLVSNALRFTRRGSVTVRVVTDPVSGVPLRMEVVDTGIGIPLDRQAAVFEAFEQADTSTGREFGGTGLGLAISRSLCELMGFQLTLQSTPNVGSTFSIVLSPARAAAPARVEETVGAG
- a CDS encoding DUF4382 domain-containing protein, translating into MPLSRSMRLGACAALLAGSAIACGDDAFVDGQTGPRGSGRLVVQLTDAPFPFDSVKSVDVYVVRVDAKAEATDSAAAAVGTADSTKDSGGWVTLAEPKAKFDLLTLRDGKFATLGEKGLPAGTYRSFRLIIDPAQSRVTMKSGDSVAVQWPSAGRSGIKLQLAKDVTVGKDSTTALLVDFDVGESFVMRGNSLKNGLLFKPVIKAATR